CGATTGATAAAACAACGAAACTACCAAGAGTCTTGAAAAAAGGTGAACAATATAGAGTGTATCGCTATGTTCCGGGCATGTATCAAATTAGTGATCTAGAATATATCGTACAAGATTCAAACGTAGTACTCATCAAAAAATAATTACATTGTTCATGTTTAACAAAACGCTCCTAGTCATATTAATTATGATTAGGAGCGTTTTTTAGTGCATAATTACAAGTTTGTTACAGCTATATGACGGGTGCCTGGCACTCGTCATATAGCAGTAGAAAACCTAGTATTTGCTGCATGGTTACTTCTTTCTGTTTATTTTTGGAATTAGATCCACTACCCAAACAGGAAAAGATAGCTATTTCTGAACTTGAAAAATAATTCTATCGAACCATCGAACCGAATGTTTTCTTTCGTTGACCTTTGGATGCCTAAATATAAAGGGATAGCAAACTAGCGATGATAAAAGTAGATTCTTAAAGTCACTATATTGGTAATGCTGGTTCAGACAATAATATAGAAGCAATTCAAGAGCTTAGTAAATATCCTGCTGAAGAAGAATACTCTGAAACTGCTACAGAGTTTGAATATCAAGCGTTAGAAGACGCGAAAAAACAAGAAGAGTAATGGTTAGTATAATTAGAAAAGAGGGGAGAAATTGTTTGTTGGGGGAAAATTAACGGACATTCGATTACTCCACGGTTACTCAAGAAAATGAATTAGCAAATCTATTAGAAGTTAGTGAGCAATCTATTTGGCAGTATGAAAACAATAATGATGGTCCAAAAATAGAAAAGTAAACAATCTTAAAAGTATTTTTATCGTAAAAAAATTATTACACCGGCTGATCTTATTCAAACAACTAATTATAACGTACAACTAAATGCAAAGATTCTTGGGCTAGAAGAGAGTTTTATTACTAGTTATTTAGAGCAACTGGCTTATTTTGAGGTCAGTTATATCAGCGAGAGAAAAAGTGATGGGTATCAGTCAAGTTAGCATATATAAGTCAAATCAAGCTTGGTATTGAAAATAGCTTATTCCCTACCATAATATTAAAACGCTCCAGTCATAAGCGATATGATTGGAGCGTTTTATTATTATGACTATTTGTCACTAGAGTTCATATTAAAGTAGCATTATAATGAAAAAAACGAATAGGAATTGGATATATAATTCCAAGAGAATTCTTATTTATTTTCCACTAATTACGTTAATTGCTTCATAACGATTAGAAACATTGAGTTTTCCGTAGACAGTAGTTAAATAGTTTTTGACGGTTCCTTCACTAATATATAGCTCGTTGGCAATCTCGCGAACGGATAATCGGTTTCCTAATAAGAGGAGAATATCTTGTTCCCGTTTGGTTAAAGCATAAAGTTCTATCAGAGAGAGTGGAAGTTTATGAAGGTTTCGAGCAGCGGCAGTCTTCGTATTCAACAAAAATTGAGAGAGCTTGATTGCGACTTCTGCTGGTAATATATATTTTCCGTTCAAAGTACTACGAATGGTTTCGATTAGTTGTGAAAAGTTTGTACCTTTGAGCAAGTAACCATTCGCTCCATGCGCTAAACCATCAATAATAAAAGACTCTTCGTTATAGGTAGTTAAAATAAGGATAAGCATCTCGGGATATCGTTCTTTTATTTTTTTTGTACATTCTATACCGTTCATTTTCGGCATACGCACATCCATAAGGATAAGGTCAGGTAGTACTGTTTCTAATAACTTTAGGGCATCAACGCCGTTGTTCCCAATACCTACAACTTCCATGTCTGATTCTTCTTGTATGACTAGTTGCAATGCATTGCAAATCAATTCCTCGTCGTCAATGATTAATATTTTGAAAACTGTCAATTATGTTTAACCTTCTCTCTTATCAAGTAGTATCTATATTAATAGTAATATATCATAACAATTAGGGATAATGACCATTAATTAGTTCAAAGGATTGTAGGTGAATGATATATTTTGTTTTAGAATATTACTTTCTATATGCAGTTTTATATTTTTATTTGGGAGTATAGATGTATACGCAAAGACAGAAAGTATTCCTGAGGCTCTAAATGGAAAAATAGATTTATCCTCCATACATCATTTTGGGGACAAGATTTCACTTGAAGGACAATGGGAGCTATACAAAAATAAATTATTAACACCTGAACAAATTATGAAAACTATGGACGTATCTGAATATGTATTTATGCCTGAAGTTTGGAGAACAGAACATAAAGAAGCCCAGTTAAATCCAAAAATGGAATATGGAACTTATCGGTTGAATCTTAAACTATCAAGCGATGAGGTGGATCAGCATCGAGCAATCTATATAAGCGATTTTGCGAGCGCCTATATGGTTTGGATAGATGGGAAGATGCTTGGTGGGAGCGGTACGGTAGGTCAGACAATTACAGAAGAAGTACCTGAGTCTAAAGTGAAATTATTTTATTTTGTACCGGAGCGTCAGGATGTAGAAATTGTCATTCAAGCTTCTAACTTTAGTTCTCGAAACGAGGGTACCTTCAAATCAGTTATGTATGGTGATGAGGACTCGCTTCTTGCGTATACGATCAAAAGCCAACTTTTGAAAGTACTGACGATGGGTGGTCTACTTGTCATTGGATTGTACCACCTCATTATCTTTATGATAAAAAAGAGAGATGGCGCGACCTTTTACATTGCTTTATTAGCACTAGATATAGGGATACGATGTTGGATTAAAAATACATATTTAGTTGATATTATTGCCCCTTCTTTAAGTTGGGAAATGGTCGTGAAATTAGATTATTTAACGGGTTACTTGGCTTATTTGTTTTTAGTGATGTTGATGAAAAACATGTTCCCAATGGAGATGAATCGGTATGCTTTATTTACATCCAATGTAATGACACTCCTTTTTTGTCTGTATATCGTCGTATCGCCGGCAGATGTTTATACACAAACATTGACCTTTCAATTTGCGATTATGTTAATGTTTTCGATCTATACGATTGGTTATGTCTGTATACTTGCTGTAAAACGCAAAAGGGAAGGTTCTTTAATTAATCTGATTGGTT
The nucleotide sequence above comes from Psychrobacillus glaciei. Encoded proteins:
- a CDS encoding response regulator transcription factor, translated to MTVFKILIIDDEELICNALQLVIQEESDMEVVGIGNNGVDALKLLETVLPDLILMDVRMPKMNGIECTKKIKERYPEMLILILTTYNEESFIIDGLAHGANGYLLKGTNFSQLIETIRSTLNGKYILPAEVAIKLSQFLLNTKTAAARNLHKLPLSLIELYALTKREQDILLLLGNRLSVREIANELYISEGTVKNYLTTVYGKLNVSNRYEAINVISGK
- a CDS encoding sensor histidine kinase, with the protein product MNDIFCFRILLSICSFIFLFGSIDVYAKTESIPEALNGKIDLSSIHHFGDKISLEGQWELYKNKLLTPEQIMKTMDVSEYVFMPEVWRTEHKEAQLNPKMEYGTYRLNLKLSSDEVDQHRAIYISDFASAYMVWIDGKMLGGSGTVGQTITEEVPESKVKLFYFVPERQDVEIVIQASNFSSRNEGTFKSVMYGDEDSLLAYTIKSQLLKVLTMGGLLVIGLYHLIIFMIKKRDGATFYIALLALDIGIRCWIKNTYLVDIIAPSLSWEMVVKLDYLTGYLAYLFLVMLMKNMFPMEMNRYALFTSNVMTLLFCLYIVVSPADVYTQTLTFQFAIMLMFSIYTIGYVCILAVKRKREGSLINLIGYAIIAVVCVNDVLLYQRVIETVELLYEAIFIFVLLQAIIVSYRYSKLFEHNVSLSSDLLQLNETLEHKIAERTADIHRKNEELATMHQSRTEMLANISHDMGSPLTGIQMNIQLMKDGIVNPQQHPEFVQSLFDKANYVKRLNDDLFELSTLESGHFSFQFRLVQLKTFMEEVCRKYQVDLASQHIQFQVDKMETLLDGQEAWLDIEPMRIKQVLENYIGNAVKFSRDISSTIVLACYIERNSDSDAVTPYEVVIEVKDRGPGVAEEDLPYVFDRFYRKTEEVVSGSGLGLAIVKEIIEQHEGHVNVTSKIGEGSIFSFSLPVYLKE